The DNA sequence TCCTTAGGCCTGGCAACAGAAAAACACTGTCCAAAGCACAGGTAGATGGTATAGTCAGGAGATGACTTTCTTTGACCATCACGGAACTGCTGAAGTTCTGAAAGAAAGAGTCAAAACTAATTCTTTAAGTGTGGGTACAGAAAATCAAATCTGAAAGTGCTGTGACATTTGTCACTCCAAGCCATTGGAACCGCTATCACACAATTTGTGCTGCAGTGCATACATACATGCTAACCAGGAAAAGTTTAGACACACTTCTGTTATAAGGCAATTTAAGTTAACTGAAGCAGAGACATGGCAATTAGTATTGCAAAGGCAAAAagaggagaacaacaacaacaaaaaatttcaCAACTTAATCACTGGGGAAAAATGAGAACTAATAGCTATTCAAAGTTCAAACACCTATCTATTTGGTTCCTACAAAGCAGAAACTGGCAGCAGGTGGCTGGTGAGTCATATAGGCCCTCTGCTATTTTCAGCAGATCATCCTCACTGCTACCCTGAAAATTTATTTGctttccaaaaaaaataaaagcatgttGTTGGGGCCAGTATATCTGAAAGACCCCCTCAATCCatatgttgttgtgtaccttcaagtcatttccaacttattgtgaccctatcataaggttttcttggcaaatttcctcagaaagggtttgccattgccattatctgaggttgagagagtgatgtgcccaaggtcacctagtgagcttccatggccaagctgggattcgaaccctggtctcccggtgtcctagtccaatgcttaaaccacaacATTGTGCTAGCCCCCATCCCATATGCGCCTGCCCATTATAATTGGATTCTGTGTCCCACCATCCTATGAGGCTAGGCTGGGGGGTACAtatgacagggctttctctgtagcagcatttgactgtggaactccctcttGGGGGACATCAGGCTGGCTCAAATCAACCCCTTCTGAGTTTCCAGCAGGGAGTAAAGACAGGACTATTTTCCTTGCTTCTTGGTTCTTAAAATTAGGGATGTCTGCTCTGGCtgttttaaagtcttttttaaaaaatatgtttttaaaattatcttaaaGAGAAACTTCAAGTATTTTTATTGGTCTTTAGTTACCCACAGGCACACTTCAGTTAACAGAGCCTCTGACAAAAAAGCTCATTATAAAGTCTTTTTATATCTGCCCATCTCTCCATTTCCTCCTTGTCCAGCTGGACTTGTTTAAAGCACCAATTGCATTTAGAGAACAATGAAGGAGGTGATGGAGAAATAGAGACTGTTGCAGAAGCATGTttccagtaaacaatgcaatataaAGCTTGAGTTGTGAAAGAGTGGGAGTCTACTCTAGCTAATCATACtttagctgtgtgtgcctgtgtataAGTTAGGTAAACAGCAGTTGCCTTCAGAAATCCTTACTGACCATGcctgaagagagaaaaagagaaaaggggaaagctgaTAAGCCTCCTTCACCAGCTATCTTTAACAAATTCAAAAAGCACAGATCTATTAGTTTGACTGCCTAAATGGAAACCGtatgaaaagtggaggctggtgaaaggaaaaaTCATCCCtaggtgcattttggaagaagccttcaaataggctctagaaaatgttcaaaacattttatttatccaATCCTTACCTGGccaggttgtttcatttcacatatgcatattgttatgttttgaataaaaagtctgTTGCAGCATGATGAACTGCTTCTCCTTGTGGTGTAAGAAAGTATCCatattttttctttgttatttctgtctctggtaccaaattttctattatgCATAATGGCTAGGAACACATCTACAGTGTGCCCACACTATACGCACCTTCCAGCTTAGAAGGAAGCCGTGTGACAATTTAAGAAATGGCGTGTGCTGCCCTGAACCGTGAGCACACccccccattgtttgcaatgggatgcaagcatacatggatttccccttacgtggggggttccagaacagatcccccgcataaggaacGGGCCTGCTGTACTTCATTAATAGATATATTCCTGTACtgaatattttcagttttttttaatctattgtgCATCACCTTGGGGCCCTGGTGGGTTGAGAGAAGATAAatatgacaaataaataaataattgttcttGAACAAACTGAGCCTTTTTCCTACATTCCTTGTTTTTACCTAAAATGCATTATATCTGCTGGAGGAGTCTGAAAGTGGAAGTAATTTCTcatcatttcctttttaaaatttacatatgtTTTGGGGTACCAGAGAGGCACGTGTGGCAGGCTGAAATGGCCTCCTGCACACACTGGAGTTGTGCACCCATGCCACaggggaaaacagcattttcctagATTAGTACCTTGACAGAATTTTTCATAGTTGAAGATCTCCACTTCTGCCTCCCGTGGCAACACTTTGGGTTCTGGGTGCTGAGCCATGTTATCCAGCTGCTTGGAGAAGGCCCAGAAGACCTTACATTTACCAAGGCGCTTGGCACAAAGTTTCTTGTTCTGCTGATAAAGTAGTAGACCTGTATTCTGCAGCACAGTCAAGGTGTGCTGAACTTGTTTCTGATCAGGAAGCTTTGTTGGATTTGGAAACTGTATTATCTGCGGGTTGTCTAGCACTTGGGTGTGGTCGTGGTTGTTGTAAGTAAACAAACAGCTACTTGCTACCACTCCAGTTTCACATAGCAGCCTTCCCCTGTAATAGATGGAGACATCCAAGCCAAAAGAAACTGGTCCTGCAAGACAAAAGATTGGGTTTAATGTATTCAGAGAACACTATCTTCATATCTGTAAAGAGGTGCCTGCCAATGCAGCACTTAAAAGAGATGCTGTTTCAGATGTGCAGCCATAGTATCCAACCATTGTATCCAAAATAGAAAAGTTATATTCACATCAGCAAGGTAAAATAAATTCAACCAATAATATAACCTCCACTTACGGGCACTTGAAGATAGTGACAATACAAATGTATGCAAGTTTTTGGAATACAGTACACACATTagagaaagcaaaatacatgGACGCACCACCTTTAAATCTTTATGATTGTGTTGTCAACATGGAGGACAACTCTTCCTCAGGTTCCTGCAGTTTTCTCAACTGCACTTGCCATAAGTCCTGAACAGTGTAACCAATAGTGAGGGGTTTATGGGAAGTGGAGTTTAACCATGGAGATTAAGGGGCTTGCAGTGACAATTACCCATTCCTGCCCTGCATATTCCTGATATTTAAACCAGAAAGTCAACATTTGTTATTGGGATcaaatgtatgcaaagggatcaagattttaaaacatacattatgCTTATTCTGGATGCAAAAGTATGTAGGGTTTTAAACTAAATATCAATGAGATCAAGGGTTGGGAAACTGCTGGATTCCAGTTTCCATTATCCCTGTCCATACTGGCTGGACATGAAGGGAACTGGAGGCCAGCAACTTCTCGCAGGCAACAGATTCCCTGCTCCAGTTTAGAGATTTCTCCCTAGGAACtgggagaagatgacaaaatatttggaaaaatatGGACTCATCTTATTCTTTTAGATATCAAGTGTGGAAATGGGTGGTTGTTTAGTACAGAATCAAACTGCTTTCACAGAACATCCAGGTGTTGGACAATGTAAAATGTTGGCAAAACTGTTGTGTCCCGTCCACAACTTAAAAGGGACAGGTCACTGTCCTCAGACTCCATGAGCTCTGAAACAAACTGGTCCTGGCTGCAGACtaaaggcccgaacagacaggccaaaataaagctgcttcaggtcactttggaagtatgctgtttaaatgctgcatgcatcctaagaggctggaagccacggcaaagccatgctccagtcctaagggctggagcacagctttgacacaGTTTCTGGCctgttaaaatgtgtgtgtcatttaaacagcatatctctaaagtgaccagaagcagttttattttggcctgtatgttctgGCCCTAACTTTAACTAGcctgagcaaaagaaaaaaagaaagaaaaaaaaacccagacaaCTCTGGCCTAGTCCAGAAAAGAGCAATTCTTCCATTCTAAACGGTGGCACAGGACTCTTGCTATCATTTTATAATGTAATTACAGCCATCTTACAGTGCACAATGGAAATGTTAATGCAAATGGTCTCCACACAAGCCACCTGTTGTGTCAACACTTCCCCATTAGTTTCTAGGGTGACTGGCCCTCAATACAGCAAACACTTACTGTGCTGCAGCTTGTCAGCAGAGAAGCCTCAGGCCCTGGCCACTAGACATCCCTGCCTGCACACTCATCAGTTTATAACTTAAATTATATGGCTACATTTTTAGTCTGCTCTTCCTCTTTAGGAAGATACATATGGCTCATCTCCCCAGTCTCTCTCCTCCAACACTTCCACATTCAGATTACTGCATTCTGAACACAGTAAGAGTTCTGAAGCAGGATCACCTAACTGAGCTTGACAAGAAGACTGGGAATCATGAAATCactagatgttggactgcaatgtccAGGATGCATCTACTGACCTGTGTTGTTCTGCAATGGAGCAGCGTTGACAGAAGGTTGTTCAACTAGGGGTACAGCTGGCAGTGGACATATGCTCCCTTCCATCATGGGATGATGGCTTGCTGTGCTACACATCATCACTCCATTTCCCACAGGTTCTTCATCCATGAAAACATTCTCAATGAAACAGTTGTTCTGACCAGGGACATTTTCAACTGTAGAAGAGGAATATCTTGAATACACTCAAGCGTCTAGCAGCAAACCTTACTGATACTTTGGCATGGGGTGGGTAAGTGTCAGAGGCTGGGGGATAGACCCTCACCGTATTCCCCCGAAGATAATTTTGTCTCCAAATGCCCTTGAGGAAGGCATGAGACATTTTTGCCACAGCTTTCTTCTCAGTCCTCAGTCTGttttagtgtggtgtagtggtttgagttttgaaccctggagaccagggttcaattccctgcttggccatgaaacccactagatgatcttGGTCACGTGACTCTTTCTCAGCCTgtggggaaggcaatagcaaacttcctctgaagaaaccttgtcaagaaaaccccatgacaggttcttgaaggcacacaataacaacttcttttaaaaaaaaaccagaaagtgACCTGATCCTGTTTAACGGCTGCCCATAGTCCTAAAATGGATAGTGGATCCCAAAAATGTAGCACAAATGTGCCCATTCCCTACAGAAGGTCTCTGGGAGCAAAAAACAAATGTTGGGAGGatccaaaaaatattttggacCCCTTGGAGGTCATGGGGGGCCACAAACAGCCTTGGGGTAAATGCTGACAATCCCCAACTTTAGCTGCCTGGGTTCACtgtgtcctgtttacatgatgcaagGCCTAATCCCTGAATtgggtgcagactgtcttcacaacacCCACACCTGTTTCACAACTTCCTCCCCAtaacctgcatttaaataactcaccttttgctgtgaGCTTTTGAGCCTCTTCACAGTGACCCTGACAACTGCATTCACTTGTGGTCCCTGAGAGCCATCCAGAGCTGCTGCTGTGAGCACAagtccctctgaggtcagaactgGCTGAGAGCCtgattctgacctcagcagcagtCCTGGATGATGAACAGAGATCATGTGGGAAGCCAGCTGCCTGCTGTTGCAAGAGCTGAAGATTCgcagcaaaagagagcaggtaaGGGGCAAAGTTGCTGGCCTCCAATTCCTGTCATGTCCAGCCAGTATGGTCAGGGATAATGGAAATTGGAAGTTATAGTCAAAacagcaacttttccaagttaaTTTGCCTACCAGCTGTTTTGTTGGTAACACTTTGTGCACCTTAGGTCTATCCTAAATGTGGATCCAATTTATGTCtggtattttattggttttaatttaaACCATAATTTTTAAATAGTGTTATCATATGCATATCCAAGGAATCTATTTGAGATAATCTCTCTCTCCAGTACTGTTGTTAGCTGACCCTTGAATATTTGAAATATGGAAATGAAATATGACATGCTCCTTTTCGTCATTATTCCCCATTTGTACTTCAGAGTACCACTCACCCAAATGATTAAGATGATTGGTGGCAGGAGAGTTCTGTTGAGCCTGCTGCAAAGCAAGAGTGGCAGCTGACTGAGAATTCACATCTCTTTTGATTTCAGCCAGGCACCTGGATGGCTCTTCATAATAGCTGTTTTCAACTGCTTCATTCATTGCTTCATTCCTTAGATGGTGGTAGCTATTTTGGTCAACATGAGGGACTGCATAGGCACTGTTTTGTTGATAAGAAACCTGTCCTGGAGAATTGGGAAGAAAAGATCACTAGCAGGAAAAGAGAATACAGAACAGCACTTAAAACAATTATAATGCCTGTGAGATATACAGATCTAACAGCTCTGTACACATATCTCCAACATGCATACACAGACTTTATATCATGTACAGGAAAACCCCTGTACATGGATATATGATTTGACATACCTCTGCTGTTTAAAAAGTAATCAACCATACAACCCAGAGACTGACGTACAGGCATAAATGTTTTTGTCAATTACATATCTAGACCTACCTATGAGATGATCATCTGAAGTTGGAGCCCATGAGACTGGCTGGAGTCCATCCATATTCAAGTTGGCTTGCTGTAGAACCCACTGGAGTGTATCACCACTACACACGTAGATGTTTTCAGCGGTATTCACATTTGGCTCTggagcacacacacagacaagcaCATCAAAACCCATGATAAACATAGCTTTTCTAACATTTTGATATATCTTAAatataaagtgatatcaaactttgttgttgttatgtgccggcaagtcatctctgacttattaGTCCCATGCTGTTGTGTACTACAGAATGCACCATTAAAGAGGGAGGGAAATACCCCCTACCCACATTGTAAAGCAGGCCTATGGTtgccactgtggtttggttccaggacttcctgtggatatcaaaatctgtggctgctcaagtcccattgaatacaatggtatagtaaaatgttGGTGTTGTTAACTatccttgagtcaaccttgactcatggtgaccctatggatgagatatctacaagtaccctgtcctccactgctctgcttaaatcctacagattcagacctgtgaccaccctgattgagtccatccatctggtgtgaggccatcttttcttctgctgccctctacctttcctagcattattgtctcttctaataagtcatgccttctcgtaatgcacaacagcctcaatttgatcatctttacttccagggagacttcagccctgatctgttcaaggatccatttgtttgactttttggatGTCAgaggtatcctcagcactcttcctcagcaccacatctcaaatgaattaatcttCTTTTTACtggttttcttcattgtccaactatcacatctgtacatgatgacaGGGAATACAATCGCTTAgataattctgactttagtactcaGTGGTATATcttcatttataaatatattattattattattattattattattattattattattattattattatttaggatcttgtctagttctttcatagctgccctacccattcctagtcttcttctgatttcttgactgcagcctccattctgaacAAGGTTTGATGGGTATGGGAATTtgttaactattttgatttcctcaggTTGAATTtatatctaggttgaatttatgtagaccccctgtggtcattattttaattatgaaatggcaaaattaaggcttGCTTTCTGGAATTAACTGAAcgtattttttgaacattttcaagccacaaatgattgaatccatggatatagggTGAGGTACACATTCTAATTGTTGCCCTTCACAGAGGTTTGTCATAAATTTACATTTTGTCTACATGTCTGATTGCATCTCTGTTATTAGTATGTCTCTGTTATTAGTATGTTATTAGTATGCAATTGTAATTTACATTGACTACACACTAGTTGATATGATTACAGAGAAGCATTATACATATTTTGCTATATAAATGTGAGCTTCAGATGATATCAGGACTGTTACTATTTACACATTCTCTTAACATATACAACATATACAATTTCTAGGTACAGGTgtgaagtgaagaaagctgagaggtaAAGAacaaactcctttgaaatgtgatgctgaaggagagttctactaaaaagaaaaatgaatgggcCTAACTTTTCTCTAGAAGCTAAGTTAACTAATCTGATGCTAtcataggggccattcagactacagaaaaaaaaCGGCTTTGAAAGCGAttcttgcacatgaagttcatattggatccgaTTCCGTCACAGTCCATGTCGGtcagggcttgcacaaggaaatgccccttacactgaggtatccagattcgggctaaaatccatcttttctcaggTTGCgccaaatttgaacttgccctcgatcatgatcggggcaaattagggagggattagggtcagggggcgggcagaggtcggagcattccctcccatcatcagaagggaggggggaggaggaggaaagagccgaaaaaaggggaatctggatgcaaagggtgacagaaggaaagggggaagtcaggggtgacttttgagctgcagagggctgtcagagagaggtggggggtggagaaagtgatgaaagaggaggaggaggaggaggaagaggaggaggagaaggagaaaggggccgtgggaggaagggagccatggaggggattctaaaacggagcaggaggatgaaggagctagGGAaaagggtcaatgggcatccccgAGGATGGAGAGGGtctgaagaaaggaggaggaggaggaggatttccagggggaattgggttgcggggctacgctggggcatgtagggaaatcaggctgcttgttctactttcacttcctcttgctcctggattattattattattattattattattattattattagtgttatatgaggatgctacaggaatgcctgtgctgcatttccattttattcccaattgattccatgggtctactttagttggaactgacaggtcacactctctcagcctcagtggaaggcaatggcaaagctcctctagcaggaggaaaagggtcagtttagttcaggtcaaaggcagggcatgaatggagctcacatcaggcacccacccttttcatattttttaaaaattatttttgaccaaatatgcgcatgattttttttcttgaggcagatagagcagggctagcagcttgtgcaaGGGGTTTCTCTGCTCActtcaagcaaaggggaaatgttacaaatgttgcaaagggccaaagggctagacttacaattggaatgttacattttttgctcttgtcaattagacaaaataatacatgcttttgctactgaattcagaggcagccctgaattgcttttaaaagaaaaaaaaaagggaaaaaaaagaatgcatggcaattgcatcctttactggcatttctgaagtgaggaatttattattattattattattattattattattattattattattattattaatcatttcatgtacaagaggcattctgggggggcaaggagcttgcatgggattgaaaatggggacaggggcagatctgacccaaatgcccacatatacacacaacacacaaaaaagaggttttaaaaaaattgacactttggggcattttgtgcatggctctttaaaaaaaaaggaggggggaggacacttccgatgcccccgcaaaaacgtcaccatgacaatcacttgattgacagcaggcaccttcacagcaggcacagaatgcattcgatttaaaatgcccctcttttgtagtgggcacttgctaatggagagattcgggagaGGGGCAgctgaatcagcccagttccttctagatttttgatgccagtctgaatggggccataGTTTGTTCACATCAGGAAAcaatatgactcactggaaagaaaataatgttctATAAGGACAAACAGAAAGACTGCACTATAGAttaattgattcaatcaaggaagccataaaaCCTTAGAcatgtttgcaagacctgagcagacaATTGATGACTAGGGCTCTTGTCGGCCTTTCATTCATAGAGCTGCCATAAAAGAAGTCAACGTGTTGGCAAATAACATCAacaccacacatatacacactgttACCCTCCCCATGTATAATATGGAAAAGTATGGGGACCCAAATGCCCCCAAAAGTATTTTTGTTGAGATCTTTAGAAAACCAAAAAGTTATTCCCCCCTATTGTCTCAAAAGGGGAGTACCACAAGTAATGATCATTACTATACCaaattgcttccaagctctgctttagaTGAGAATGATTGACAACTGAATGTGACCAAAATTCTGAATATAAGTTCTGATTATCAAAAGATTTTCTTGGTTCAGCAACACCTGAAGCTCCAAATTCACTTgcactaattttttttcttttttctacagaCTGATGATGATAATCTCATCTATACTATGACTCTTTTTCTGTCCTGCACTTagcatttttagattgtaagcctgagggtaaggaattgtctaattaacaatttgtaagccactctgagagcctttgtggctgaagccTGGGGTATAAATTCTCTAAATGAATTTCACAGTGTATGGAGTATCTGTTTTGGCACAAATTGTACAGTGCCTGTAAACCAGCTGTGGAGCATAAGTGTGATGTAATAAAAATGTTTGCTTATATGTATCGAAATCATTTCATCAATAACTCAAACTGCAGGTGCCTTTAAAGTTTAATTTAGCTAAAGAAGGTAGACTCCTGCACCTACTGGCAGGCACCTACTGGCCTCTTCTAAGGAGCTATTATATCTCCAAATTTCTTCCAATTCCAAAAAAGATTTGAAAAACAACTTTTGAAGCGATTCGGAAAGGGGGGCTATGATTTCTACCCATTTAACCTGggtttattcatttaatttgcgtcaaaaaagacactggtaaaatgcGTTGTttttttggaaataaatcgattcagtccaagtgggaaccaggtggattcaaATACACCTTGGTTCCCACTAGCAGGAGTTTCCCCGCCTTCCATGCCTTCTCTGTCCTCAGTCCTCCTGACCTGCCATCCCGGCGTGCCTCAGTcctcccggcctgcctctctcctgcCCTGGCCTCTCCTCCGCCCCTGGTATGgacaggaaggaaagagggaagcatggcagggaagctgcagcagttGCTTCCTGCACCAATCCTTGAAATctgcacaaacatagtgggaaccacactgttTGCCGAACCAGTTTCAGGAAGTGGTGCAGGAAGTGAATcaaaaggtaagtgggaatggccCCCATGTACCAAACTGGGGTTTGAACTGAAATTTGTAGCCTGAATCTATCCATATTCTAAATATCTGCCTCAAATGACATCTGTAGTCCTAAACGAAAAAGTGAGCTTTCACAAGTGTCAACTTACCTGGGACTGGATTATCCAGGGACAGAGTTCTAAAAGCAACATCTATTTCCTGCTGTGAACCAAATAAAAAAGGCCTGT is a window from the Sceloporus undulatus isolate JIND9_A2432 ecotype Alabama chromosome 1, SceUnd_v1.1, whole genome shotgun sequence genome containing:
- the IRF7 gene encoding interferon regulatory factor 7 isoform X2, whose amino-acid sequence is MSATANKRNPQKICFFDWLINEINSRNYEGLYWVDEAHTTFRIPWKHNSRKDLVADDYMIFKAWAVVSKKYNEHPSDPSRWKTNFRCALKSTKRFEELKSNDPDYHEYRIIPLRTAPAAIPPGTRVGSDHGNDDLRASPASEGARGFEQTTSPFQEIDVAFRTLSLDNPVPEPNVNTAENIYVCSGDTLQWVLQQANLNMDGLQPVSWAPTSDDHLIGQVSYQQNSAYAVPHVDQNSYHHLRNEAMNEAVENSYYEEPSRCLAEIKRDVNSQSAATLALQQAQQNSPATNHLNHLVENVPGQNNCFIENVFMDEEPVGNGVMMCSTASHHPMMEGSICPLPAVPLVEQPSVNAAPLQNNTGPVSFGLDVSIYYRGRLLCETGVVASSCLFTYNNHDHTQVLDNPQIIQFPNPTKLPDQKQVQHTLTVLQNTGLLLYQQNKKLCAKRLGKCKVFWAFSKQLDNMAQHPEPKVLPREAEVEIFNYEKFCQELQQFRDGQRKSSPDYTIYLCFGQCFSVARPKESKLILVKLVPVFCKYWHERVLRDGVSSLNSEIESLQFSNSLFDMMEYLSNICMQSEVVH
- the IRF7 gene encoding interferon regulatory factor 7 isoform X3, coding for MSATANKRNPQKICFFDWLINEINSRNYEGLYWVDEAHTTFRIPWKHNSRKDLVADDYMIFKAWAVVSKKYNEHPSDPSRWKTNFRCALKSTKRFEELKSNDPDYHEYRIIPLRTAPAAIPPGTRVGSDHGNDDLRASPASEGARGFEQTTSPFQQEIDVAFRTLSLDNPVPEPNVNTAENIYVCSGDTLQWVLQQANLNMDGLQPVSWAPTSDDHLIGQVSYQQNSAYAVPHVDQNSYHHLRNEAMNEAVENSYYEEPSRCLAEIKRDVNSQSAATLALQQAQQNSPATNHLNHLGPVSFGLDVSIYYRGRLLCETGVVASSCLFTYNNHDHTQVLDNPQIIQFPNPTKLPDQKQVQHTLTVLQNTGLLLYQQNKKLCAKRLGKCKVFWAFSKQLDNMAQHPEPKVLPREAEVEIFNYEKFCQELQQFRDGQRKSSPDYTIYLCFGQCFSVARPKESKLILVKLVPVFCKYWHERVLRDGVSSLNSEIESLQFSNSLFDMMEYLSNICMQSEVVH
- the IRF7 gene encoding interferon regulatory factor 7 isoform X1, translating into MSATANKRNPQKICFFDWLINEINSRNYEGLYWVDEAHTTFRIPWKHNSRKDLVADDYMIFKAWAVVSKKYNEHPSDPSRWKTNFRCALKSTKRFEELKSNDPDYHEYRIIPLRTAPAAIPPGTRVGSDHGNDDLRASPASEGARGFEQTTSPFQQEIDVAFRTLSLDNPVPEPNVNTAENIYVCSGDTLQWVLQQANLNMDGLQPVSWAPTSDDHLIGQVSYQQNSAYAVPHVDQNSYHHLRNEAMNEAVENSYYEEPSRCLAEIKRDVNSQSAATLALQQAQQNSPATNHLNHLVENVPGQNNCFIENVFMDEEPVGNGVMMCSTASHHPMMEGSICPLPAVPLVEQPSVNAAPLQNNTGPVSFGLDVSIYYRGRLLCETGVVASSCLFTYNNHDHTQVLDNPQIIQFPNPTKLPDQKQVQHTLTVLQNTGLLLYQQNKKLCAKRLGKCKVFWAFSKQLDNMAQHPEPKVLPREAEVEIFNYEKFCQELQQFRDGQRKSSPDYTIYLCFGQCFSVARPKESKLILVKLVPVFCKYWHERVLRDGVSSLNSEIESLQFSNSLFDMMEYLSNICMQSEVVH